CGCCGACAGCGTAACCGCATAGCGTGCGTTTTTGTGTGCACAAGGTATTTCAACGCCTTTTGCGTCTTTCCTGCCTTTTGTCCATTGGCCGGAAAAGTTTTCGCCGTCAGCCGGAACATCGATACCCATACCGAGCCAATACGGCCTGCCGTCTTTTACAAGCACGTTGGAGAAAATAACTTCGCCTTCTTTCGTCAGCACATCCCAAATCGCCGGGTCGTCTTTTGCCGTAACGTTTTGGATAATGCCGAAGATACCTGCTTCAGCGTTGACAGCCATACATTTGCCGTTGACTTCGCGGAAGTATGCGATGTCGTCGCCGACGATTGTTTCGCCCGGCAGCATCGCGGTCGAAGTTTTGCCGCAAGCGCTCGGAAACGCGCCGGCCAGATAAGTCTTTCTGCCGCCCTTGCCGAAAACGCCTGAAAGGAACATATGCTCTGCCAGCCAGCCTTCACGGTCAGCTTTGCGGATAGTCAATCGCAGTGCTAATTTCTTCAAACCTACGGTATTGCCCGCATATTGCGTATTCACAGCGTAAACGGTATCAGTTGTGTAATCTATATATATGCGTTTTTTGTCAACTTCAGAGCTGGTCATTCTCTTGTCCATTTTACCGCTCGAGTGCAGTGTCGCGAAAAATTCCGCTTTTTTGCCAAGGCGTTTGAACTCTTCATAGCCGCGGCGATACAGCAAATCCAAACTGTGCGAAACATAGAATGAATCGGTGCATTCGACGCAGGGAATGCTGAAAACGGAGTTATTCGGTCCCAACGTCATAAAGCGAACGACCATCGTTCTGCCCTGCATTGAGCCTGCCATCAGGCCTTTAACTTCCGTCAAACCGGCGTCCCTGTCCATCTGATTAAGGGCGGTGCTCAAAGTCTGACCGGCCGGAACCATATATTTAGTAACTTCGCGGTCGCGTCCCTGGTCTTGCTCGCCGTCAAAGTGGAGAGTGTGTCCCTTAATGTTCAAAGTCTTTTCTTCGCCGGTAGTTATGGCATGCTTACGCGTATAATCAACGTCGGCAGGAGAATCTGAAGAGACGAAAACCTTGGCCGGCTTTGTCAGTTCGATGGATTCGGCGACAAACTGGAATAATTTGTCGTTATTCAGTGCCGACAATTTCTCGAAATTTTCTTTGTCTAACTGTTGTTTGAGGTACTGTTGGGCGTCCGCTATAGTCATAGCAAATCCGTCCTTTCGTTAAAAAAAATGGGTTTTATAGACATATCCCCGCACAAACGAGGATTAAAAAGTATAAATCGGGCTTTAAATTCAGTCCGGTTGGTTTTTTAAGAATGCGCAAAAAAACCGATGGATAATAGAAATTTAAACACAAAATGTCAACCTTAATCGCAAAAAAGCGCAAGAAATTTTTTAAAAAAACGCAAAAAACACGCCTAAAAGCCGGCAAAACAGTGTAAAACATCGCCAAAAACACAAAAAAAGTAAAAAAAATAGGGAAATTAGCGTCTAAAACATAGTGAAAACGGTTCAAAACATCGCGGCAGCAACCTGGACGTAACTAAAAAACGGTAAAATAATCTGAATTTACGTGGAAAAAAGTAAAAACGACAAAAATCAGCATAAAAATCAAGACTTTTATCGGACAAAATGCAAAAAAAAGTAAAAATCAGTAGCAAAATCGTAATAATTATCGGAACAAGTTGTGGATATAAAAAAGCGTGTTATTAATGCTGGAAATGCGGTTTTTTTTCAAGTTTTTCCTTGATTTTTATTACGGGAAATGCTAACATAGTCTTACGTTCACGTACTGCAAAAGGTGTAACGCATAAACGAAACTTTATTTTTTGCCCACAGGGCGAAAGGGGGTGTCGGAAAAAGGAAACGAGAACATTCAGATTCGCCTTCCGAATCTGAAGCGAGATGAATAACTTTGCTTGTTCGATTTCTTTTTCAGGCAAAAGGGTGGTCGAGACGGAATTAAAAGGGCCGTCTTGAAAGGAAGGGAACTTAAAAGAAATCAAAACCGTGCCGAGCAGGCTCCTAAACCAAAGCCGAGACGGCGTAATGAATGTAAGAAAAAAAAGAAAGATTGTTTTATTTTGAGAGGTATGAAATGAAGAAGCTGATTTTAGTATTAGCGATTTTATTAGTAGCTTCACCAGTTTGGGCTGTGTTGGATGTCAACATCGTTAAGGTTGATAGTGACACAGTTGCGATTACTTACACAGGCGCAGATGTTAACCTGCCAAGAGCGTTCGCTCTGACTGTTACTATTAATGGCACTGGTACATTCACAGCCACGTCGCTTAACAATTTCAAAACTGGCGAAAGCACAGCATCAAGTCGTGGCTTTGGTATTTATCCGGCAAGTATTACAATTGACAGTGCAGGCGTTGTTAGCAATTACGGTACACCGTTAGCTGACCCATGTTCAGTTGGTACAACTGACCAGATTCTGCCAAGCCAGAGCATCGTGCTTGAATTCGGTTCACTGTACTATGGCGATGTAAATGCTCCTGCTGCAAGCGGAACACTTTGCACGTTAGATTTCACAAAAGGTACAGCTACACAGATTACTTTAGGCACAGAGGCAGTATATCGCGGCGGTATCGTTCTTGAAAACGGCGACCAGACTACTGACACTTTCACCTATGTTATTCCAGTCGATGAATGCTTGAGCAGTTCTGCTACTGAATATGCGAAATGGGTTGAGTACGGCAAGCCAGCTTGCTGGTGCTTTAGAAAGAATTGCCGTGGTGATGCTGATGGCCAGAAGACATTCCTTAAACCTGTTATGAGTTCAGATTTGACTATTTTTAAGGGTGCTTACAATAAATCAAAAGCAGATGTAAAAGCACTCGTAGTTAGTGGAATGCCGGGTATCTGTGCAGATTTTGATCGTGCTGATACTTTCCTCAAACCTGTTATGAGTTCGGATCTGACTATATTCAAGGCATATTATAATGATGCCGACAATACAGTCCCAGAATGCGATCAGGCTCCTGTGACGACCGGACCATATAATTTCTGGACAAATTAGTAGTTGGTTCAATTTTGAAAGTGAATGTGAAATGTTTAATAGTAATGTTAATCTTTAAGGAGGTTTTATAATGAAGAAGTTGTTAGCTTTAGTATTAGTTTTGGGAATGGTTGCTTCAGCAAATGCTACATTAATTGCAGAGCTGACAGGTGGCAATAGTGTTGGTTCAGGTACAATAACTCTGAATGCATCTCCTGTTGCAGGACAACCAGATCTTTACTATGTTGTTACTATACAGGGTTCAGCGATTCTAACATCAAGTCTTGGTGCCAATGCGCCAACAGACGCAGTATTTATTGGCAAAATGTCAGATATGGGTGTTGCTGGGGTGTATGGTGAAGGTGACATTTATGGTATGACTTCATATACAAGCACATACCCGGCTGGAGCTTGGATCACTGTACACTATACGGGTGCAGTTGCAGGTGATGTGATCACTGCTTATGAGTCAGATGGTGGAAGCTTTACTGTGCTGGATCAGATTGTTATTCCAGAACCAGCGACAATGGCATTACTTGCTCTGGGCGGATTACTGTTCAGAAAGAAATAAGCTATTGAAGGCTTAGATTTTAAAAGGGCTGGCTAAACCAGCCCTTTTTTTGTGTTCACCACGGACTCTCACCACAGAGACGCAGAGAAAATAGAGATGTCCGATAATATTGGTGGAATCAGGGTATAGGGTGTAGGGTAGAGGGTATAGAACGCGGGCAAAATCCGAAATCCTAATATCTAAATCCTAAACAAATTCAAATTACCAAAATTCAAATGAACAAAAAATAACGTAACTAATCCCTTGTAAAACAAGGTCTTATAATGTATAGTTTTTTTAATTAAATTAGCTCTGTGTCCTCTGTGCACTCTGTGGCTAAAAATAATTTTATTTTTCTCTTGCAATCCTTTCCCTCATCGGGTATAATTCCATAATCAAGTTGGCGGTAGGCTTAACATCTACAGTCGATTATCACATTTTGGGGTTCGAGAGAAGTTATTGCAGTTCGTTTACCACGAAGAAAATGAAGAATTAGTTTTGTTGTTTTTACTTCATAGCTCTGTGGTGAAGAACGAACGGTAATTGCTCTTTCGAAAATTCATCACTATTTTAGCCACAGAGAACACAGAGTTCACAGAGATTTTGTATAAAAATAACCTTCGTGATCTTCGTTTCTTCGTGGTGAAAAACGCCGCAAAGGCGCAAAGACACTAATTTTTTAACTTTAGTTTTACTATCCATTTCTCTGTGTCCTCTGTGCACTCTGTGGCTGAACATCGGCTTTAAAACGCGTATCGTTTAATTTAGTTAACCATAGTTAACCACGAAGGCACGAAGATGTATTTGTTATATATCTCTATGTGTCGCAGTGGCAGGAAAAAGTAAATTTTTTTAACACTCTATTTTTTAGGAGATCGAACAATGAAAAAAATGTTGGTTTTAGTTTTAGTTCTGGGTTTGGCATCGTTGTCAAATGCTGCATTGGTTGCAAATCTGACAGGTAACAATAATGTTGGTTCAGGTACAGTAACTCTAAATGCATCTCCTGCCGCAGGACAAGCAGACCTTTACTATGTTATTACTATACAGGGTTCAGCTATTCTGACATCAAGTCTTGGTGCTAGTGCTCCAACTGATGCAGTATTAGTTGGCAAAATGTCAGATATGGGCGTTGCTGGACTTTACGGTGAAGGCGATATTTACGGTATGACTTCATATACAAGCACTTACCCAACTGGAGCTTGGATTAATGTATCATACGCTGGCGCAGTTGCAGGTGATTTGATTACTGCTTATGAATCAGATGGTGGAACTTATACTGTCCTTGATCAGATTACAATCGTTCCAGAGCCAATTACAATGGCATTACTTGGTCTTGGCGGACTTTTCATTCGCAGACGTAAATAATCAAAGCTTACAAGTGATTAGCAAAAACCCTGACATTAATGTCAGGGTTTTTTTTATGGTTGCGATTTTACAAAAAAAAAGTAGAATACGAAAGTAGTTTAAGTAATATTTTTCATTTTTGAAGGAAAAATAATGAAAAAGGTATTTTTATTTTCTACAATTATTTGTTTCATAGCCATAATCACAGGTTGTCAGGATTTTGCTAAAAAAGTAAAGCCAACTGATTCTAAAATTACATCAGATAATAATTTTCCACAAATTATGATTGGGGTGTGGGAAGCTCAAAAAGGAAAAGTAAGATGGGGCATTAAATTTGAACGAGATGGCTCAATAAAAAAAATTAACCATTTTTTGGCGGGGAAAGTTGATTTAGATGAAGGTGGGAAAACACTTAGTGGTTCAGACCCAAATACTTATGCTGCATTTGTAATGGGGCCTTGTACATCAGAATATGATAAGGATGCAAAAAGCCTAAATGTGAAAATTGTCTTAGATTTTTATGAAATGAAATTGCCGAATGGGAATCTTAGAGGACGGATAGAAGATAGTATATCAGGTCATGTTTCAGAAGATGGTACAATATGGAAAGCCGAATGGAGAAGTTATGGTTGGTTGGAAGATGCAGTTCCGCCAGATATAAATGAAATCAACGCAAATCCGGAGAAACTTACTTTTTATAAAATTGATCCAACTAAATTAGATGATAAAAACAATAAAGCTCATCGAATAGAAGAAAGCAATGAGGTAAGGATTCATTTTGGTCCTTATTGAGGAGAGTCTGTTAGGGGACAAGACGTAAGTACACAAGGCGAAATTGTCTAAAGACGGCAAAATATGGAAAGCGGACTGGTTTAGCTATAATTATATCGAGGGGGGCAATTCCGCCGGATGTGAACGCAATAAACGCAAATCCGGAAAAACTTACTTTTTATAAAATCGACCCGACGAAGATAGCTCCGGAGGGCAATGAGCCAAATACCCCGGCGGTTCCTCATAGCCATTAATAGGGTATAGGGGGCAGTTAAGAGTGGATAGTGGATTTCAATTTAAAATTTAATGATTTAACGATTTAAAATTTACGGATTTAAGATAAGACTTCAGATTTCAGGCATCAGATTTCAGATTTCAGACTATAATCAGTCCCATGGGTATCCAAATTGAAGAATGTCGATTGAAGATTGAAGAATGAGACGGATTTAAGATTTAACGATTTACAGATTTAAAATTGACGAGGCAGCCCAAAAGTGTGCAAATTGATGATCAGATCATCAGAAATCGTGGTGTTGTTTTCTGTCCCCTATCCCCTAAACCCTTTTTCACTACTGAAAACGGCAAAAAAATTGATTTTGTCCGATAAAGACTAAAGTTATTATGCTGTAATGGCCGAAAAACCAGATATGGGACTATGTGAAAATAGTCGATAGCCATTAGTCAGTAGTCATTAGTTGCGGAATCCCGACAGGGTCGGGATGGCTGTTTTAGTATTTTAAATTTAAGATTTAAGATTGAAAATTGAAGATAGGCCACGCCAACGAACGCTGATTTGAGATTTTAGGACGTTTTTAGCGGCAGTCTTGAGTTTAAGATTGAAAATTTAATATTTTGAGTATATAAATTAGCTTAATAGCTGTTTTTAATATTAGTAGTGCGGTTTTGACACGGATTGCACGGACTGTGAGACACGGATTGACACTGTTAAACTTGTTTTAGACACGGATTAACACGGATTTACACTGTAAGTAAAACTAAAAATCTCTGTGTCCTCTGTGTTCTCTGTGGCTGAAAACTCTGTGGCTAATGTAAGAATAAAGGATTATTCAATGAGAACAATAGCTGTAATTAACCAAAAAGGCGGATGCGGAAAAACAACCGTTTCTATCAACCTCGCAAGCGCTATTGCGGCCGAAGGCAAGAAAACATTACTTGTCGATATGGACCCGCAGGGTCACTGCGCTGTCGGGCTGGCTGTTCCCGAAGAACAAATCGAGTTGAGCATTTACGATTGTCTGGTCGGCTCACGCAAAGGCGAGCCGATTAAGCTGTCTGAAATCCTCTGGGAAATCGGCGATAACTTCCAACTCGCTCCGGCAAGTATCGACCTGGCCGCGCTCGAGCAGCAGTTAAGCAGTACTACCGACCGTGAAAATTGTCTGCGCGATGTTCTCAATGCTGTCGCGAAGGATTTCGATTACGCTGTTCTCGATTGTCCGCCTGCGGTTGGGCTGCTGACGTTCAATGCTTTGCGAGCCGCAAGCGATGTGGTTGTTCCGGTCGAGACCGGTTACTTCTCACTGCACGGCTTGAGCAAACAGCTCGACACATTAAGCATTCTCTGCAAGCAATGCTCCCAGCACATTAACGTAATGGTGCTGGCGAGTATGTATGATATCAGAACGAAGATGGGACGTGAAATTTTGTCGGAGTTGCGAAAGAATTTCGCCGGCAGAATGTTCAAGACTGTTGTCAATTTCAATACGCGACTCAAAGAGGCGGCAAGTCTCGGCCAGCCGATTTGCGAATACGACCCGGCCAGCAGAGGGCATAAGGATTTCCAGTGCCTTGCGCAGGAATTAATCGCGATGGATACGCTTGTTCAGCAGAAAGAAAAATCAGTTGCGGCAGTACAGCAGCCGGTAGTTGTTCAGGCTATTAAAGAAATACCGGCGGAACGAAAAGAAATTATCAAGACGCTGGACAATAATCTTGAGCTTATCAGCTCATCGGCACAGGAGCTTTTGGCCAGTCTGAAAGACAATCAGCCCAATCTGAAAGAGAACGCCGCTTCGCCTGTTAAGAAAGCCGAGCAGCCGACTCCGACAGCGCAGATACCTGTAAAAGATATCGATGCCAAGCTGAATGATTTTTATGGCGTTCGCCAGTTCGATAAGTCGGTTAAGTTTGTTACGCTTTACCCCAGGGCGAAAGCAGTGCAGATTGCCGGCGATTTCAATAATTGGCAGCCGCAGCAGACGATACTGAAACCGTCGAAGGATGGCAAATGGGAATTAGCGATGGAGCTTGCACCGGGCAAATATCGTTATCGTATGGTAGTTGACGGCCAGTGGCAGCAGGACCCGTATAATGGAAATGTCGAAGCGAATCCGTACGGCGAATATAATTCGATTCTCGAAGTAAAATAAGAAGATTTAATATTTAAAATTTAATATTTAAAATAGATAATTGAAGACCTTAATGACTTATCATTAGGGTCTTTTTTGTTATAAAGCCGCCGTGCCGGCGGCTGCTAAACTAAATAATAGGGGATAAAAACAAACCGGCCTTTCACTTGACGCGAAAGGCCGGTGCGACTGCAGCCTGATTACAGTCTTTATTCTGATTTCTAAATCTTACGACTTAGTAATTGTCAATATCCGAAACAAGGTAGCTATCATCTTCTGCTGTAGGAATAGTAGTTGTACTAATACCTACTGTCTGCAAAGTGGTGAAATTGGTTTCAAAAGATGTCGCTGAAGTTTCCTGGCCTTTTACTGCGCCTTTACCACATTGTCTGACTTCTTCCTTGGAGCTGTCAACAGTGTTGGTGCCCCAGTATGTGTAAATATTATCCTGTTGGATACCAACGTTTGCCTGTTTTTCGAATTTGGAATGAAGGTCGGCATAAAGCACGTTCTGGCCGTCTTTCTGGTGATAAGTGTTATTACCGGCCGGTATAGATGCCTGATAAGGTTTGCTGCTGGAAGAGTCCCAAGTGTACATGTAACCGGTGGTGTTGCCGCTTATCCAGAATGGGTTTCTGTCGGCCATAACTGGTCTTGCCGGGTTTGATGTTGTTGTTATTGGATAAACGGTTGTCAGCGTACTGGACATCGGGAGTGGTAACTGATAAGAATAAGTGTTGTGGCCCTTGCCCATAGTAAAGCCGCTTTTTGCATCTTTCTTGGCGCCGAAATCCCATACATCAGTAAAGCTTGCATTTGCATAACCAGTAGCAAGAGTAAAATTACCAAGTTCGAATTTCTTATTGTCAGAACCTGGGCAAATAAACTGGTCTGGAGTTGTATCTGCGATTTTAACAAGCAGATATAAACAAGAACTAATTGTAGCTCTTTTTGGAGTCGCCGGTGTTCCGGAACCTTCTACAAATGTTGAAATTCTCCAGTCCCATGAATCAGTACCAGCTGAACCACCTGTTCCTCTGTCCCAGTAAGCGCCTGAAGAACCGCCGATTGGGAACGACTCATATTTGTCGTCGTTGCTGTAGGTCAGCATAGCTTTGCCGAGACCTGACAGGTTTGTAGCGCACATAATACGCTGGGCTAACTGTCTTACTTTGCCCAGTGCCGGCATCAGAATAGCAAGCAGCATCGCGATGATAGCGATAACAACCAGCAACTCAACCAGCGTAAAGCCTTTCTTTTTCATTTTTCGCCTTTCCATAAAAGTTGTCCTTTCAATTATCTTTGGCCGAGAGACCTACCTTAAGTGCTGTCTTCGGCTACATTCTCAAATACTATAAGAGCAATCTGTTCTGTTCGGTTTTAGGTCACTGTGTCAGCAAATCTCTGGCCGTTAAATTACTTAAACCGAAAGGCAGCACTTTTTAATACATTAATACATTTAAATCGTTTAATCTTGAAAAATATTAAACTTCACAGGGTGCTTATCATAGATACATCGAATAAAACATGCTACTACTTTAAAATGTACTCGTAAAAAGTGCCAAATGTGGGCTGTAAGATATGAATAAACTAAAAAATATAATGGCTTTTAAAATATAATATATAGCGCCCAAACAATTGGCTTTAATCCAATACAAGTACAAAATAACAAAATATTAAGAATGTGTCAATAGAAAAAAATAAAATATGTAAAAAAGATAGGGTGTAGGGGATGGGTATAGGGGGTAGGGTGGTATGGTGTATAAAGGACTATATTCGTCTTGTTGCCGGTTTTGCTGTTTTGGGGCTGGTTGAAATAATCATTATAGGACGTTAGGTTACAATCTTCAATCTACAATATACAATCTTCAATTTTAGATTGCCTTTTCCTCACTTCTTTATATCTTACCTTATTAGTGTCATAATTTTACGAAAGGCAATTAATGGCAATTACGCGATTCGCTCCATCTCCGACAGGCTATTTGCACATCGGCGGCGCCCGCACAGCCCTTTTCGACTTGATTTGGGCAAAGAATACCGGCGGAAAGTATGTTCTTAGAATAGAAGATACCGACCAGAGTAGGAATAGTCCCACAGCAGCAAAACAGGTCATGGACGACCTTAAATGGCTGGGAATTATTTGGGATGAAGGCCCTGATAAAGAAGGAGCTGCTGGGCCTTATTTTCAATCTCAACGACTTGATATTTATAGAAAATATATCCAGAAACTTCTGGATATGGGCAAGGCTTATTATTGTTTTGATACTGCTGAAGAACTGGAAGCGATGCGAAAAGAGGC
Above is a window of Planctomycetaceae bacterium DNA encoding:
- a CDS encoding phosphoenolpyruvate carboxykinase (GTP) → MTIADAQQYLKQQLDKENFEKLSALNNDKLFQFVAESIELTKPAKVFVSSDSPADVDYTRKHAITTGEEKTLNIKGHTLHFDGEQDQGRDREVTKYMVPAGQTLSTALNQMDRDAGLTEVKGLMAGSMQGRTMVVRFMTLGPNNSVFSIPCVECTDSFYVSHSLDLLYRRGYEEFKRLGKKAEFFATLHSSGKMDKRMTSSEVDKKRIYIDYTTDTVYAVNTQYAGNTVGLKKLALRLTIRKADREGWLAEHMFLSGVFGKGGRKTYLAGAFPSACGKTSTAMLPGETIVGDDIAYFREVNGKCMAVNAEAGIFGIIQNVTAKDDPAIWDVLTKEGEVIFSNVLVKDGRPYWLGMGIDVPADGENFSGQWTKGRKDAKGVEIPCAHKNARYAVTLSALKNCDPELDNPKGVELAGLMYGGRDPKSYVPCQQGFSWEHGIVSYGASLETETTFATIGKEGVPEINLMSIQDFVAISLGKYVKNNLEFGKKFRNPPLVFGVNYFLRDKDGKFCNGVRDKHVWVKWMELRVHGEAGCRVAPTGLIPCYEDLHKLFKDVLKKDYTQADYVSQFTIRIKENLEKIDRVVAYHKANVAESPAEVFKVLAEQKKRLEEAGKKFGEFVSPFDLPEQK
- a CDS encoding PEP-CTERM sorting domain-containing protein, whose translation is MKKLLALVLVLGMVASANATLIAELTGGNSVGSGTITLNASPVAGQPDLYYVVTIQGSAILTSSLGANAPTDAVFIGKMSDMGVAGVYGEGDIYGMTSYTSTYPAGAWITVHYTGAVAGDVITAYESDGGSFTVLDQIVIPEPATMALLALGGLLFRKK
- a CDS encoding PEP-CTERM sorting domain-containing protein; the protein is MKKMLVLVLVLGLASLSNAALVANLTGNNNVGSGTVTLNASPAAGQADLYYVITIQGSAILTSSLGASAPTDAVLVGKMSDMGVAGLYGEGDIYGMTSYTSTYPTGAWINVSYAGAVAGDLITAYESDGGTYTVLDQITIVPEPITMALLGLGGLFIRRRK
- a CDS encoding AAA family ATPase, yielding MRTIAVINQKGGCGKTTVSINLASAIAAEGKKTLLVDMDPQGHCAVGLAVPEEQIELSIYDCLVGSRKGEPIKLSEILWEIGDNFQLAPASIDLAALEQQLSSTTDRENCLRDVLNAVAKDFDYAVLDCPPAVGLLTFNALRAASDVVVPVETGYFSLHGLSKQLDTLSILCKQCSQHINVMVLASMYDIRTKMGREILSELRKNFAGRMFKTVVNFNTRLKEAASLGQPICEYDPASRGHKDFQCLAQELIAMDTLVQQKEKSVAAVQQPVVVQAIKEIPAERKEIIKTLDNNLELISSSAQELLASLKDNQPNLKENAASPVKKAEQPTPTAQIPVKDIDAKLNDFYGVRQFDKSVKFVTLYPRAKAVQIAGDFNNWQPQQTILKPSKDGKWELAMELAPGKYRYRMVVDGQWQQDPYNGNVEANPYGEYNSILEVK
- a CDS encoding type II secretion system GspH family protein; amino-acid sequence: MERRKMKKKGFTLVELLVVIAIIAMLLAILMPALGKVRQLAQRIMCATNLSGLGKAMLTYSNDDKYESFPIGGSSGAYWDRGTGGSAGTDSWDWRISTFVEGSGTPATPKRATISSCLYLLVKIADTTPDQFICPGSDNKKFELGNFTLATGYANASFTDVWDFGAKKDAKSGFTMGKGHNTYSYQLPLPMSSTLTTVYPITTTSNPARPVMADRNPFWISGNTTGYMYTWDSSSSKPYQASIPAGNNTYHQKDGQNVLYADLHSKFEKQANVGIQQDNIYTYWGTNTVDSSKEEVRQCGKGAVKGQETSATSFETNFTTLQTVGISTTTIPTAEDDSYLVSDIDNY